ataggacTATGGTTTTTGAGGAATtattaatttaggctcaacgtacaaaatagcaccaatatatgcttaacgtttgaaaagagtaccaatttaggcgtCGATAACGTAACGTGACACGTTATTAAATTCTGTCAATTgtagagaaatcagaacttaatggTGTAATATGAATAACATGTCACATTCCGTTATGGAGGTCTAAATTGGtactattttttaaacgttagcCTACATCAGACCTATTTTGTACGCGGAGCCCatattgatacttccccaaaaaagTTAGGTCTatttagtaccttatccctaatttaAATGAAGGAACTCTGAATTATGCTAATCAATAACTCACATATTAGTACTTAAGAAGAACAGCTCtctaaggctctgttcttttttactgaaaaaaaactgaactgaatcgAATGCTAttgaactgaactaaactgaaataataatataatcctttaaaaatagcaataattaaaataaaaatcttataaaaataataatggttctaataataatgaaaaaaataattataattataataagtaatgataaattactgaactgattgatactgaaattaagtaacaaaGAACACGGCCTAACAGATGCTACTGTTTTTTCAACTGTCATTTACAGTTATGGACATTGATACTGTTGGCACCTTCACAATGTGCCATGAAGCCCTTAAATACATCAAGAAAGGAGGGCTCGGCCGAGGCGCCTCAGATGGCGGAGGATCAATCATAAACATCAGTGCTACTTTGCACTATACAGCAGCCTGGTATCAAGTACATGTATCTGCCGCAAAGGTTTGTGAAATTGTTTGCCTCTATTTCTTGCATAGTTTTTTGGGTAAATTGTAGTTTCGGATTTGTTTCAGAAAGGTTAgcgaaattattttttttttaataaaatcaccGAACTTCACAttgatttcaataaagtcatttcGGCCAATTTATGTATAACAATTCATCAGAATGTTGATGCGGCAGAGCAGACAGTTAACTATATGTCAACTAACCTTTACCATGGACAAagatatggttttttttttgtaaaagaaAATTTTGTGATTTGCCACGTGGCACACGCGTCAACATAAAAGTAAGACATGACACTTAATTTCCATATAGACATTTCGTTGACATGACTTTATTAACATCAAGTAAATTGGCTGAAATGactattaaaatcaaataaGAAGTTTAGTGATTTCATTAAAGGCCTAATATATTCTTAGTTCGTCTCGTCTATAAAAGTGAATTGCCCCTGTACTTTGGAAAGGTTCTATTTCTATTTACCCCTGAAATTGCTTAAAATGAACTATTGATCCCCTCAAGTCCACGTGGTAAGATTTTGGACAAATTGAAGTGCGTAACACTTTCAGAGGGCCAATACGCTatttttaagcaagttcaggaggtAAATAAGACGTTTCCAAAATATAGAAGATAGTTGACTTATTTGAACAAATACATGGGCGagtgatgtattaagctttttATTGGAAGAAAATGAAGTTCCGTGATGTGTTTTAGCCATAGTTTTTGTGGCATTATGAAGTTGAGCATAAAGATATGTTTGAAATAGGCTGCCATTGATGCACTTGGTAGAAACTTGGCACTGGAGTGGGGCACAGACTATGATATTAGAGTAAATGGGATTGCTCCTGGTCCGATCGGCGACACTCCTGGAATGAGTAAACTCGTGCCGGATGAGATCAATAGCCAGAGAAAACAATTCCAGCCTTTATATAAATTAGGGGAGAAATGGGACATTGCTATGGCTGCTCTCTACCTTACTTCTGATGCAGGTTAGTGACTTGTAATGCAAAAATTTCTACTTTGCATATTACCAAATTGATCATagttagggctgtaaatgagtcgAGCCGCTCAGCATTCGACTCGATTTATAAATGAGCTGAGCTTGAGCAGAGTGAAACCTGGCTcgaagctcgcgagcaggctcgttAGATTGTAATTTACTTTCAAACTAGACCCGTTCAAATTTgagagtaaattacactcatggtcaGTGAACTTTATCTCAGCTAAAATTATGACCACTATACTTCAAAACTTAACATAAAAGTCAATCAACTTTTACaattggcctaatacatcaccagctccctgaactttgttaGTGTCTCATcaactccttaaacttgcttatttcgtatcattggcttcctaaacttgtccataaaagtagattagctccctgtACTTCTTatcagctctctaaacttgcttattccgtaacaactaaatacaaaaacttattaaacttaaattctaaaaatacatcttcatccattcgagaggtaattttttctcttttcctgtctttcaacctattacaagagttagtgttgcatgtttgagagattgaattgAATGGATGAAGATCGAGAGTtaatattatggtttttgtatttagttgttacggaataagcaagtttagggagttggtgagacgcttgcaaagttcagggagctaatctacttttatggacaagttttgGGAGCTGGTGATATGAAATAAGTTTAGGGAGCGAGTGAGACACTAGCAAAGTTGGGGAgccaatctacttttatggacaaattcAAGGAGctagtgatgtattaggcctttacaatttgtaacataaaagtcactcaatTTTGACCACTTTAATATTAGTTAACTTTTAATGTAAAATTGATGGAAATGATATTGTGAACAACTTtaataactttttcgctttgaggtcatttatgtgGTTTGGTTAAAAAAGAGAAAGTGAATATGTAAAGAGAGAAAGCaatgaaaatgatgattttagaaaataaaaaaagtggTTCATCGTAAATGtggttttaaacaattttaattcttggattTTTCCATTTTGAGCTCGTAAACATTATTTTGAGGCGGTAACAGAAGTTTTGTGGTTATACATTTTGAAGTTAAGTGATCATTAATGTTattgatttcgaatttcgaagaATACTTATAATTCAATATGAATTTTGAAGGTAAATTTGTGAACGGAACGACAATGGTTGTCGATGGTGGAATTTGGCTGAGTCGTCCTCGTTTCGGACCAAAAGATGCAGTAAAGCAGCTTTCAAGAACTGTGGAAAAGAGATCAAGAGAAGCACCAATTGGACTTCCACCTAGCAAACTTTGACGGATCCAAGAG
The DNA window shown above is from Euphorbia lathyris chromosome 1, ddEupLath1.1, whole genome shotgun sequence and carries:
- the LOC136226436 gene encoding peroxisomal 2,4-dienoyl-CoA reductase [(3E)-enoyl-CoA-producing]-like, with amino-acid sequence MESPFKADILRGKVALITGGGSGIGFEIATQFGKHGASVAIMGRRKQALDSAVSELQSLQIPAAGFAGDVRKQEDAKRVLESTFQQFGRVDILVNSAAGNFLVSPEDLSPNGFRTVMDIDTVGTFTMCHEALKYIKKGGLGRGASDGGGSIINISATLHYTAAWYQVHVSAAKAAIDALGRNLALEWGTDYDIRVNGIAPGPIGDTPGMSKLVPDEINSQRKQFQPLYKLGEKWDIAMAALYLTSDAGKFVNGTTMVVDGGIWLSRPRFGPKDAVKQLSRTVEKRSREAPIGLPPSKL